A window of the Cannabis sativa cultivar Pink pepper isolate KNU-18-1 chromosome X, ASM2916894v1, whole genome shotgun sequence genome harbors these coding sequences:
- the LOC115700579 gene encoding COP9 signalosome complex subunit 4 isoform X2 encodes MESAFANASAISDQRQKIEQYKHILSSVISSNDTTQAKKFIDHMLSDDVPLVVSRQLLQTFAQELGGLQTDSQKEIAHYILAQIQPRVVSFEEQVLIIREKLAELYESEQQWSKAAHMLSGIDLDSGMRMIDDTFRLSKCVQVARLYLEDDDAINAEAFINKASFLVSNSQQEVLNLQYKVCYARILDLKRKFLEAALRYYDISQIEKRKIGEEEIDEEALEQALSAAVTCTILAAAGPQRSRVLATLYKDERCSKLKIYPILQKVYLERILRKPEIDAFAEELKAHQKAILPDNFTVLDRAMIEHNLLSASKLYTNISFDELGTLLGIEPHKAEKIASRMIYEDRMRGSIDQVEAVIHFEDDTEELQRWDQQIAGLCQAVNDVLDSMAKKGLPIPV; translated from the exons ATGGAGAGCGCCTTCGCGAATGCGTCTGCCATTTCTGATCAGAGGCAAAAGATCGAGCAGTACAAACACATACTCTCATCCGTAATTTCTTCCAACGATACAACCCAGGCCAAGAAGTTTATTGACCATA TGTTATCTGACGATGTACCTTTGGTGGTTTCCCGGCAACTACTTCAAACCTTTGCGCAAGAATTAGGGGGGTTGCAAACGGATTCTCAGAAAGAGATTGCCCATTATATCCTTGCGCAGATTCAGCCTCGGGTTGTTTCGTTTGAGGAACAG GTGCTAATCATACGAGAGAAACTTGCGGAATTGTATGAATCTGAACAGCAGTGGTCGAAAGCAGCTCATATGCTCAGTGGCATTGATCTAGATTCTGGAATGAG AATGATTGACGATACGTTCAGGCTATCAAAATGTGTCCAAGTAGCTCGCCTGTATCTTGAG GATGATGATGCTATTAATGCAGAAGCTTTTATCAATAAGGCCTCATTCTTGGTTAGCAACAGTCAGCAAGAAGTACTGAACTTACAATACAAG GTATGCTATGCTAGAATTTTAGACTTGAAGAGGAAGTTCTTGGAAGCAGCATTGCGTTACTATGACATTTCTCAAATCGAGAAGAGGAAAATAGGCGAAGA AGAGATTGATGAGGAAGCACTGGAACAAGCTCTATCTGCAGCTGTAACATGTACAATTCTAGCTGCTGCAGGACCCCAACGTTCTCGTGTTCTTGCAACTTTATACAAA GATGAAAGATGCTCAAAATTAAAGATTTATCCAATTCTCCAAAAG GTATACTTGGAAAGAATTTTAAGAAAACCCGAAATTGATGCATTTGCTGAAGAATTAAAAGCACATCAG AAAGCTATTTTACCTGACAACTTCACTGTCCTTGATCGTGCTATGATTGAGCATAATTTGCTAAGTGCGAGCAAACTGTACACAAACATAAG CTTCGATGAGTTGGGCACGTTGCTGGGCATTGAACCTCATAAG GCTGAAAAAATAGCATCAAGAATGATCTATGAGGACAGAATGAGAGGATCAATTGATCAG GTGGAAGCTGTCATACATTTCGAGGATGACACAGAAGAACTGCAGCGATGGGATCAACAG ATAGCTGGGCTGTGTCAAGCCGTCAATGATGTCTTGGACAGCATGGCAAAGAAGGGATTGCCGATTCCAGTTTGA
- the LOC115700592 gene encoding uncharacterized protein LOC115700592 isoform X2: MDSDDEILPFSSPEGVSPPVRERKLKRLKKAIRVSDPQIEQQSDVGSFMAEANSSHCENLNFEVGDEFLVSSSGSEDLDEGNDLDSGFTGLGTEDNGLGAKRVLDFGNFSVGSGEYGVDRSNKTGDGSGDDASVEEPEKIQLDSECIVEEKDKKKRKKKDDSGEGNETDIKRMSEKKRREHLKQLHAESQRLLRETRDAKFKSAPLVQKPISSVLEKIRQRKLEVARKSASIRGTSFIDDSDSLSGDDFVHPSTEVIELDAREGDRAPATIDEGKVAGGTEAEGSIHGLQKDESNHSIANTRVTVSAQMVMNEESKQSQSFRAPNDDTQDLFSDSQTSDSKNETPSSPLEEAFVPSVLAMNLKFDSAPPDDVTSDEEEVDDDKENVNPHPSESAGLTLSPTGDPVKAFVDDEAEEEDDSDNDLLRFKDNDEDEDDEDLEDLKDMIATGYEEQPIDNERRNELHQKWLEHQDATGTENLLQKLKYGSNLRGPSLIEEKEGMEDEESGDDDDDEASEELTPSNLVKMNLKKVKQMIPQMFTDSNDAYLSSDDDETEKRHAKQCLLEKAQVTFLSPAEDESSREVFCRIKKLNLVPDIKRRAKTNTHFDMSHMGVNRSLSSRSSFLSRGGSSNLPSSKKQGSTTARSFIFERDDSNSRSALTASEDASETDKQIQRENRPKVTSFKISNSQVKITKSSSSVKKQDTSLLDILKRTSMTSKRYKTDSVVTRTDSMLASFKLVKKPVKTNEDRSL; this comes from the exons ATGGATAGCGACGACGAAATTCTCCCTTTTTCCTCCCCCGAGGGAGTTTCTCCTCCAGTCCGCGAAAGAAAGTTGAAGCGCTTGAAGAAAGCAATTAGGGTTTCAGATCCCCAAATCGAGCAGCAGTCTGATGTTGGATCTTTTATGGCGGAAGCTAATTCATCCCACTGTGAAAACTTAAACTTTGAAGTAGGGGATGAGTTCTTGGTGTCTAGTTCGGGATCGGAGGATCTTGATGAGGGAAATGATCTTGATTCTGGATTTACTGGTTTGGGTACTGAGGATAATGGTTTGGGGGCTAAGAGGGTTTTGGATTTTGGGAACTTTAGCGTGGGATCTGGTGAATATGGTGTAGATCGAAGCAATAAGACTGGAGATGGCAGTGGCGATGATGCTTCTGTTGAGGAACCGGAGAAGATTCAGCTTGATTCTGAATGTATTGTGGAAGAGAAggacaagaagaagaggaagaagaaagatgatAGCGGTGAGGGTAACGAGACTGATATCAAACGAATGTCGGAGAAG AAAAGAAGAGAACATCTAAAACAACTCCACGCTGAATCTCAGAGGCTGTTGCGAG AAACTAGAGACGCAAAGTTTAAATCAGCACCACTTGTTCAGAAGCCTATATCTTCAGTTTTGGAGAAGATTCGACAAAGAAAGTTAGAAGTTGCGAGAAA ATCTGCTAGTATTAGAGGTACGTCTTTCATTGACGATAGTGACAGTTTATCAGGGGATGATTTTGTACACCCAAGTACAGAAGTAATCGAGTTAGATGCTAGAGAAGGAGATAGAGCTCCAGCAACTATAGATGAGGGGAAAGTTGCAGGTGGGACTGAAGCAGAGGGCAGTATCCATGGGCTGCAGAAGGATGAATCTAATCATAGCATTGCTAACACCCGAGTAACAGTTTCAGCTCAGATG GTTATGAATGAGGAATCAAAGCAATCACAATCGTTTCGTGCTCCTAATGATGATACTCAG GATTTGTTTTCTGATTCTCAAACAAGTGACTCTAAAAATGAGACACCAAGCAGTCCTTTGGAAGAAGCTTTTGTGCCTTCAGTACTCGCAATGAACTTGAAGTTTGACTCTGCCCCTCCAGATGATGT TACTTCTGATGAAGAAGAGGTTGATGATGACAAAGAGAATGTTAATCCCCACCCATCTGAATCAGCTGGTTTGACTTTGTCTCCAACTGGTGATCCTGTCAAAGCTTTTGTTGATGATGAAGCTGAAGAAGAGGATGACAGTGACAATGACCTGTTACGATTCAAAGAtaatgatgaagatgaagatgatgaagatCTTGAAGATCTTAAAGATATGATAGCAACAggatatgaagaacagccaatTGATAATGAAAGACGCAATGAACTTCACCAGAAGTGGCTTGAGCACCAGGATGCAACTGGTACGGAAAATCTTCTGCAGAAGTTGAAGTATGGTTCAAACCTTAGAGGACCATCTTTAATTGAAGAGAAAGAAGGTATGGAAGATGAGGAGtctggtgatgatgatgatgatgaagcatCGGAAGAGTTGACTCCATCAAATCTTGTGAAGATGAATTTAAAGAAAGTAAAGCAAATGATTCCTCAAATGTTTACAGACAGCAACGATGCATACTTATCATCTGATGATGATGAAACAGAAAAGAGGCACGCCAAACAGTGTTTGCTTGAGAAAGCT CAGGTTACTTTCTTGTCACCAGCAGAAGATGAAAGTTCTAGAGAAGTTTTTTGTCGAATAAAGAAGCTGAATCTTGTGCCTGATATTAAGAGGAGAGCTAAAACAAATA CACATTTTGATATGTCTCACATGGGAGTAAACAGGAGCCTTTCATCAAGG TCATCTTTCCTTAGCCGGGGAGGATCAAGTAATTTGCCATCCTCCAAGAAGCAAGGATCAACAACAGCTCGCTCTTTTATCTTTGAACGAGATGATAGCAATAGTAGAAGCGCACTCACAGCATCGGAGGATGCTTCAGAAACG GACAAGCAAATTCAGAGAGAGAATCGACCAAAGGTAACATCCTTTAAGATTAGCAACTCCCAAGTAAAGATAACCAAAAGCTCATCATCTGTAAAGAAGCAAGATACTTCATTGTTGGATATATTAAAGCGAACTTCTATGACATCGAAGCGATACAAAACTGATAGTGTGGTCACCCGAACCGATTCTATGTTAGCCTCATTCAAGTTGGTGAAGAAGCCGGTGAAGACAAATGAAGATCGTAGTTTGTAG
- the LOC133032635 gene encoding uncharacterized membrane protein At1g75140 — protein MANSLKGKLFFIYFLFVLASPPLLNRAFVSCNTVLIQDESDDKTGSSFVLDPQLALLQRLDEIVRNLSEIVARLESKLPDSSERVLREDDNLVIEALKLEKGKNDLRKRKYEVKKSITEMEEEGAKGKIQDESRSGAVSVTKYSPFWSERFQFVSAVKLDSQATCINVLPFRDYEGLSKYVAVGDERGTVYVFLRNGDVLVQHHTLSESPITAMVSYLSIYKNESFVVTGHKDGIILIHRIWEGSSGEDWSSLLIENVGKFVSPDYDGGDGASITILEVHHAGRMKYILATDVRGKIWVFRENGTLYGSTTPNSRPLAFLKQRLLFLTESGAGSLDLRSMKVRESECEGLNHSLARNYVFDVMERSKAYGFTSEGDLIHVLLLGDIMNFKCRVRSKKKFDMNDPLALQAIKGYLLIVSEDKIFVHNVSSQHYVRVGAPRIIFSAGLDELRSSFLNYQNIESDEERNRVIPLIASDREKFIVVGLGGGYVGMYRSNLPVYKGEFNTIFWTSPVLFFVLFLFGAWQFFAKKKEALTSWGPDDPFSSTSTAAGATTGAPLGTTSSGDRVDRSFIDSSSRNNDMMELRGSGLRGPTRRYVSPPRYSGGGATSSFRPASVDHNNRPTSVDPNFRSSELKYRSPGIDSTGFPKRRESLFVNNQGVDDSN, from the coding sequence ATGGCGAATTCACTCAAAGGCAAGCTCTTTTTCATctattttcttttcgttttagCTTCCCCTCCACTTCTTAATCGGGCTTTTGTGAGTTGTAACACGGTCCTGATCCAAGACGAATCTGATGACAAAACCGGGAGTAGTTTTGTATTGGATCCACAACTTGCTCTATTGCAAAGACTGGATGAAATAGTGAGAAACCTTAGTGAAATAGTTGCTAGATTAGAATCTAAGCTACCTGATTCCTCTGAAAGGGTACTAAGGGAGGATGACAATCTTGTCATAGAAGCTTTAAAGCTGGAAAAGGGAAAAAACGATTTAAGAAAGAGAAAGTACGAGGTCAAAAAGTCCATTACAGAAATGGAAGAAGAAGGAGCGAAGGGAAAAATCCAAGATGAGTCGAGATCAGGAGCTGTATCGGTCACGAAGTACAGTCCTTTTTGGTCTGAGAGGTTCCAGTTTGTATCAGCTGTGAAATTGGATTCTCAGGCGACTTGTATAAATGTGTTGCCATTTAGGGATTACGAGGGTTTAAGTAAGTATGTTGCTGTTGGTGATGAGAGAGGGACTGTTTATGTGTTTTTGAGAAATGGGGATGTTTTGGTTCAGCATCATACTCTCTCTGAATCCCCCATCACAGCCATGGTTTCTTATTTATCAATTTATAAGAACGAGAGTTTTGTGGTCACAGGGCATAAAGATGGTATAATCTTGATTCATCGGATATGGGAGGGATCAAGTGGAGAGGATTGGAGCTCGCTTCTTATTGAAAACGTTGGTAAGTTTGTATCCCCTGATTATGATGGAGGAGATGGAGCATCCATAACAATCTTGGAGGTTCATCATGCTGGAAGAATGAAGTACATTTTGGCCACTGATGTTAGGGGGAAGATATGGGTTTTCAGAGAGAATGGGACACTTTATGGTTCAACTACACCCAACAGTAGGCCACTAGCTTTCTTGAAGCAGCGGCTTCTGTTCCTGACGGAGAGTGGAGCAGGGTCTTTAGATTTGAGAAGTATGAAGGTCAGGGAATCTGAGTGTGAAGGTTTGAACCATTCTCTTGCTCGGAATTACGTCTTTGATGTGATGGAGCGGTCTAAAGCATATGGTTTTACATCAGAAGGTGATCTTATCCATGTTTTGCTGTTAGGTGATATAATGAACTTCAAATGCAGGGTTAGATCTAAGAAGAAGTTCGACATGAATGATCCTCTTGCACTTCAGGCAATAAAGGGTTATTTGCTTATTGTGAGTGAGGATAAAATTTTTGTTCATAATGTTTCATCTCAGCATTATGTTAGAGTTGGAGCTCCTCGGATTATTTTCTCTGCTGGTCTTGACGAATTAAGATCATCTTTCCTGAATTATCAGAACATTGAATCAGATGAGGAGAGGAATAGGGTAATCCCCTTGATAGCCAGTGACCGTGAAAAGTTTATTGTTGTTGGGCTTGGTGGTGGCTATGTGGGCATGTATCGCTCCAACCTTCCAGTATATAAAGGGGAATTCAATACCATATTTTGGACAAGCCCTGTGCTGTTCTTTGTACTTTTTCTCTTTGGAGCGTGGCAATTCTTTGCTAAGAAGAAGGAAGCACTTACCTCATGGGGACCAGATGATCCTTTTAGTTCTACTTCTACTGCTGCTGGTGCCACAACTGGTGCTCCTTTAGGAACAACTAGCTCTGGAGACAGAGTAGACAGATCTTTTATAGACTCTTCTTCAAGAAATAACGATATGATGGAGCTTAGAGGGAGTGGCCTTAGGGGGCCGACGAGAAGGTACGTTTCTCCGCCTAGATATTCCGGTGGTGGTGCCACAAGTTCCTTTAGGCCAGCTTCTGTTGACCATAACAATAGGCCAACTTCTGTTGATCCTAACTTCAGAAGTTCAGAGCTGAAATATAGAAGCCCGGGTATAGATTCAACAGGTTTTCCTAAGAGAAGAGAAAGTTTGTTCGTAAACAATCAAGGTGTGGATGATAGCAACTAA
- the LOC115700592 gene encoding uncharacterized protein LOC115700592 isoform X1 gives MDSDDEILPFSSPEGVSPPVRERKLKRLKKAIRVSDPQIEQQSDVGSFMAEANSSHCENLNFEVGDEFLVSSSGSEDLDEGNDLDSGFTGLGTEDNGLGAKRVLDFGNFSVGSGEYGVDRSNKTGDGSGDDASVEEPEKIQLDSECIVEEKDKKKRKKKDDSGEGNETDIKRMSEKKRREHLKQLHAESQRLLRETRDAKFKSAPLVQKPISSVLEKIRQRKLEVARKSASIRGTSFIDDSDSLSGDDFVHPSTEVIELDAREGDRAPATIDEGKVAGGTEAEGSIHGLQKDESNHSIANTRVTVSAQMVMNEESKQSQSFRAPNDDTQDLFSDSQTSDSKNETPSSPLEEAFVPSVLAMNLKFDSAPPDDVTSDEEEVDDDKENVNPHPSESAGLTLSPTGDPVKAFVDDEAEEEDDSDNDLLRFKDNDEDEDDEDLEDLKDMIATGYEEQPIDNERRNELHQKWLEHQDATGTENLLQKLKYGSNLRGPSLIEEKEGMEDEESGDDDDDEASEELTPSNLVKMNLKKVKQMIPQMFTDSNDAYLSSDDDETEKRHAKQCLLEKAEQQVTFLSPAEDESSREVFCRIKKLNLVPDIKRRAKTNTHFDMSHMGVNRSLSSRSSFLSRGGSSNLPSSKKQGSTTARSFIFERDDSNSRSALTASEDASETDKQIQRENRPKVTSFKISNSQVKITKSSSSVKKQDTSLLDILKRTSMTSKRYKTDSVVTRTDSMLASFKLVKKPVKTNEDRSL, from the exons ATGGATAGCGACGACGAAATTCTCCCTTTTTCCTCCCCCGAGGGAGTTTCTCCTCCAGTCCGCGAAAGAAAGTTGAAGCGCTTGAAGAAAGCAATTAGGGTTTCAGATCCCCAAATCGAGCAGCAGTCTGATGTTGGATCTTTTATGGCGGAAGCTAATTCATCCCACTGTGAAAACTTAAACTTTGAAGTAGGGGATGAGTTCTTGGTGTCTAGTTCGGGATCGGAGGATCTTGATGAGGGAAATGATCTTGATTCTGGATTTACTGGTTTGGGTACTGAGGATAATGGTTTGGGGGCTAAGAGGGTTTTGGATTTTGGGAACTTTAGCGTGGGATCTGGTGAATATGGTGTAGATCGAAGCAATAAGACTGGAGATGGCAGTGGCGATGATGCTTCTGTTGAGGAACCGGAGAAGATTCAGCTTGATTCTGAATGTATTGTGGAAGAGAAggacaagaagaagaggaagaagaaagatgatAGCGGTGAGGGTAACGAGACTGATATCAAACGAATGTCGGAGAAG AAAAGAAGAGAACATCTAAAACAACTCCACGCTGAATCTCAGAGGCTGTTGCGAG AAACTAGAGACGCAAAGTTTAAATCAGCACCACTTGTTCAGAAGCCTATATCTTCAGTTTTGGAGAAGATTCGACAAAGAAAGTTAGAAGTTGCGAGAAA ATCTGCTAGTATTAGAGGTACGTCTTTCATTGACGATAGTGACAGTTTATCAGGGGATGATTTTGTACACCCAAGTACAGAAGTAATCGAGTTAGATGCTAGAGAAGGAGATAGAGCTCCAGCAACTATAGATGAGGGGAAAGTTGCAGGTGGGACTGAAGCAGAGGGCAGTATCCATGGGCTGCAGAAGGATGAATCTAATCATAGCATTGCTAACACCCGAGTAACAGTTTCAGCTCAGATG GTTATGAATGAGGAATCAAAGCAATCACAATCGTTTCGTGCTCCTAATGATGATACTCAG GATTTGTTTTCTGATTCTCAAACAAGTGACTCTAAAAATGAGACACCAAGCAGTCCTTTGGAAGAAGCTTTTGTGCCTTCAGTACTCGCAATGAACTTGAAGTTTGACTCTGCCCCTCCAGATGATGT TACTTCTGATGAAGAAGAGGTTGATGATGACAAAGAGAATGTTAATCCCCACCCATCTGAATCAGCTGGTTTGACTTTGTCTCCAACTGGTGATCCTGTCAAAGCTTTTGTTGATGATGAAGCTGAAGAAGAGGATGACAGTGACAATGACCTGTTACGATTCAAAGAtaatgatgaagatgaagatgatgaagatCTTGAAGATCTTAAAGATATGATAGCAACAggatatgaagaacagccaatTGATAATGAAAGACGCAATGAACTTCACCAGAAGTGGCTTGAGCACCAGGATGCAACTGGTACGGAAAATCTTCTGCAGAAGTTGAAGTATGGTTCAAACCTTAGAGGACCATCTTTAATTGAAGAGAAAGAAGGTATGGAAGATGAGGAGtctggtgatgatgatgatgatgaagcatCGGAAGAGTTGACTCCATCAAATCTTGTGAAGATGAATTTAAAGAAAGTAAAGCAAATGATTCCTCAAATGTTTACAGACAGCAACGATGCATACTTATCATCTGATGATGATGAAACAGAAAAGAGGCACGCCAAACAGTGTTTGCTTGAGAAAGCT GAGCAGCAGGTTACTTTCTTGTCACCAGCAGAAGATGAAAGTTCTAGAGAAGTTTTTTGTCGAATAAAGAAGCTGAATCTTGTGCCTGATATTAAGAGGAGAGCTAAAACAAATA CACATTTTGATATGTCTCACATGGGAGTAAACAGGAGCCTTTCATCAAGG TCATCTTTCCTTAGCCGGGGAGGATCAAGTAATTTGCCATCCTCCAAGAAGCAAGGATCAACAACAGCTCGCTCTTTTATCTTTGAACGAGATGATAGCAATAGTAGAAGCGCACTCACAGCATCGGAGGATGCTTCAGAAACG GACAAGCAAATTCAGAGAGAGAATCGACCAAAGGTAACATCCTTTAAGATTAGCAACTCCCAAGTAAAGATAACCAAAAGCTCATCATCTGTAAAGAAGCAAGATACTTCATTGTTGGATATATTAAAGCGAACTTCTATGACATCGAAGCGATACAAAACTGATAGTGTGGTCACCCGAACCGATTCTATGTTAGCCTCATTCAAGTTGGTGAAGAAGCCGGTGAAGACAAATGAAGATCGTAGTTTGTAG
- the LOC115700579 gene encoding COP9 signalosome complex subunit 4 isoform X1, translating into MESAFANASAISDQRQKIEQYKHILSSVISSNDTTQAKKFIDHMLSDDVPLVVSRQLLQTFAQELGGLQTDSQKEIAHYILAQIQPRVVSFEEQVLIIREKLAELYESEQQWSKAAHMLSGIDLDSGMRMIDDTFRLSKCVQVARLYLEDDDAINAEAFINKASFLVSNSQQEVLNLQYKVCYARILDLKRKFLEAALRYYDISQIEKRKIGEEEIDEEALEQALSAAVTCTILAAAGPQRSRVLATLYKDERCSKLKIYPILQKVYLERILRKPEIDAFAEELKAHQKAILPDNFTVLDRAMIEHNLLSASKLYTNISCFFSSFDELGTLLGIEPHKAEKIASRMIYEDRMRGSIDQVEAVIHFEDDTEELQRWDQQIAGLCQAVNDVLDSMAKKGLPIPV; encoded by the exons ATGGAGAGCGCCTTCGCGAATGCGTCTGCCATTTCTGATCAGAGGCAAAAGATCGAGCAGTACAAACACATACTCTCATCCGTAATTTCTTCCAACGATACAACCCAGGCCAAGAAGTTTATTGACCATA TGTTATCTGACGATGTACCTTTGGTGGTTTCCCGGCAACTACTTCAAACCTTTGCGCAAGAATTAGGGGGGTTGCAAACGGATTCTCAGAAAGAGATTGCCCATTATATCCTTGCGCAGATTCAGCCTCGGGTTGTTTCGTTTGAGGAACAG GTGCTAATCATACGAGAGAAACTTGCGGAATTGTATGAATCTGAACAGCAGTGGTCGAAAGCAGCTCATATGCTCAGTGGCATTGATCTAGATTCTGGAATGAG AATGATTGACGATACGTTCAGGCTATCAAAATGTGTCCAAGTAGCTCGCCTGTATCTTGAG GATGATGATGCTATTAATGCAGAAGCTTTTATCAATAAGGCCTCATTCTTGGTTAGCAACAGTCAGCAAGAAGTACTGAACTTACAATACAAG GTATGCTATGCTAGAATTTTAGACTTGAAGAGGAAGTTCTTGGAAGCAGCATTGCGTTACTATGACATTTCTCAAATCGAGAAGAGGAAAATAGGCGAAGA AGAGATTGATGAGGAAGCACTGGAACAAGCTCTATCTGCAGCTGTAACATGTACAATTCTAGCTGCTGCAGGACCCCAACGTTCTCGTGTTCTTGCAACTTTATACAAA GATGAAAGATGCTCAAAATTAAAGATTTATCCAATTCTCCAAAAG GTATACTTGGAAAGAATTTTAAGAAAACCCGAAATTGATGCATTTGCTGAAGAATTAAAAGCACATCAG AAAGCTATTTTACCTGACAACTTCACTGTCCTTGATCGTGCTATGATTGAGCATAATTTGCTAAGTGCGAGCAAACTGTACACAAACATAAG CTGTTTTTTTTCCAGCTTCGATGAGTTGGGCACGTTGCTGGGCATTGAACCTCATAAG GCTGAAAAAATAGCATCAAGAATGATCTATGAGGACAGAATGAGAGGATCAATTGATCAG GTGGAAGCTGTCATACATTTCGAGGATGACACAGAAGAACTGCAGCGATGGGATCAACAG ATAGCTGGGCTGTGTCAAGCCGTCAATGATGTCTTGGACAGCATGGCAAAGAAGGGATTGCCGATTCCAGTTTGA